Proteins encoded together in one Struthio camelus isolate bStrCam1 chromosome 19, bStrCam1.hap1, whole genome shotgun sequence window:
- the SOCS3 gene encoding suppressor of cytokine signaling 3, producing MVTHSKFPAAGMSRPLDTSLRLKTFSSKSEYQLVVNTVRKLQESGFYWSTVTGGEANLLLSAEPAGTFLIRDSSDQRHFFTLSVKTESGTKNLRIQCEGGSFSLQSDPRSSQPVPRFDCVLKLVHHYMPPAPCAVPEQPGGTLHPKRTYYIYSGGEKIPLVLSRPLSSSVSTLQHLCRKTVNGHLDSYEKMTQLPGPIKEFLDQYDAPL from the coding sequence ATGGTCACCCACAGCAAGTTCCCCGCCGCCGGGATGAGCCGCCCCCTGGACACCAGCCTGCGCCTCAAGACGTTCAGCTCCAAGAGCGAGTACCAGCTGGTGGTGAACACCGTGCGCAAGCTGCAGGAGAGCGGCTTCTACTGGAGCACGGTGACGGGCGGCGAGGCCAACCTGCTGCTGAGCGCCGAGCCGGCCGGCACCTTCCTCATCagggacagctcggaccagcggCACTTCTTCACCCTCAGCGTCAAGACGGAGTCGGGCACCAAGAACCTGCGCATCCAGTGCGAGGGCGGCAGCTTCTCGCTGCAGAGCGACCCGCGCAGCAGCCAGCCCGTGCCCCGCTTCGACTGCGTGCTCAAGCTGGTACATCACTACATGCCCCCCGCTCCCTGCGCTGTCCCCGAGCAGCCGGGGGGGACCCTGCACCCCAAGCGCACCTACTACATCTACTCGGGCGGCGAGAAGATCCCCCTGGTGCTCAGCCGCCCGCTCTCCTCCAGCGTGTCCACCCTGCAGCACCTCTGCCGCAAGACCGTCAACGGGCACCTGGACTCCTACGAGAAGATGACTCAGCTGCCGGGTCCCATCAAGGAGTTCCTGGACCAGTACGATGCCCCTCTCTAA